The Niallia alba genome includes a window with the following:
- the plsX gene encoding phosphate acyltransferase PlsX, producing the protein MKIAIDAMGGDNAPKEIVIGAQKAVEAFSDLEILLVGDEKQIQSFLTTKERINILHTEEQILATDEPVRAVRRKKTASMVLGATEVKEARADAFISAGNTGALMATGLFVVGRMEGIDRPALAPTLPTIGGEGFLLLDVGANVDAKPENLVQYAMMGSIYSEKVRGVAKPRVGLLNIGTEEKKGNELTKKTFELLQNTDIHFIGNVEARDLLDGVCDVAVTDGFTGNMILKTVEGTAMSMFKMIKAELMSSFTSKMAAAVLKPNLKQIKNKLDYSEYGGAALFGLNAPVIKAHGSSDSQAIFSAIRQTREFVQSGVVAQIKDAME; encoded by the coding sequence ATGAAAATTGCCATTGATGCAATGGGTGGAGACAATGCCCCGAAAGAAATAGTTATTGGTGCCCAAAAAGCAGTAGAAGCTTTTTCAGATTTAGAAATACTTCTCGTTGGAGACGAAAAACAGATTCAATCTTTCCTAACTACGAAAGAACGAATTAATATTTTACATACAGAAGAGCAAATTTTAGCAACAGATGAACCAGTAAGGGCAGTACGCAGAAAAAAAACAGCTAGTATGGTCCTTGGTGCAACAGAAGTAAAAGAGGCTAGAGCAGATGCGTTTATCTCTGCAGGAAATACAGGTGCTTTAATGGCAACTGGATTGTTTGTAGTTGGGAGAATGGAGGGAATTGACCGTCCGGCATTAGCCCCAACGTTACCGACAATCGGCGGAGAAGGTTTTCTTCTACTTGATGTTGGCGCAAATGTGGATGCCAAGCCAGAAAACTTAGTTCAGTATGCAATGATGGGAAGCATTTATTCCGAAAAGGTTAGAGGCGTTGCCAAACCAAGAGTTGGATTATTGAACATTGGGACAGAAGAGAAAAAGGGGAATGAATTAACGAAGAAAACCTTTGAACTTCTCCAAAATACCGATATTCATTTTATAGGAAATGTGGAAGCACGTGATTTGCTTGATGGAGTATGTGATGTTGCTGTGACAGATGGGTTTACAGGCAATATGATTTTAAAAACGGTTGAAGGAACAGCGATGTCTATGTTTAAAATGATTAAAGCTGAGTTAATGAGCAGCTTTACTTCCAAAATGGCTGCTGCAGTCCTAAAGCCAAATTTAAAACAAATAAAAAATAAATTGGATTATTCAGAGTATGGCGGTGCAGCCTTATTTGGTTTAAATGCACCTGTTATTAAAGCACACGGTTCATCTGATAGCCAGGCGATATTTAGCGCAATTAGACAAACAAGAGAGTTTGTGCAATCAGGTGTGGTCGCTCAAATAAAAGACGCAATGGAGTAA
- the recG gene encoding ATP-dependent DNA helicase RecG has product MNETLQLSVDHIKGVGAETKKQLEEMNIYKINDLLEYFPYRYEDYRLKNLEEIKHEEKVTVEGKVHSEPSLIFYGRKKSRLTIKLLVEQYLITVVFFNQPYLKSKLAVQELITVTGKWDQHRQTITANHLQIGSNQKGHLFEPVYAVKGNITVKNLRKYISSALSQYGELIEENFPSSMLTKYRLLARKEALQIIHFPEKREDLTQARRRFVYEEFLLFQLKMSALRKYEREHSGGKSQQYSLEKLTAFIETLPFPLTNAQKRVVNEILTDMKAEVRMNRLLQGDVGSGKTIVAAIVLYASILSGHQGALMAPTEILAEQHADSLHGIFSKFGVTCGLLTSSVKGKKRKELLVQLKEGKIDILIGTHALIQDDVEFKSLGLVITDEQHRFGVEQRRVLREKGENPDVLFMTATPIPRTLAITVFGEMDVSIIDEMPAGRKNIETYWVKHDMLTRILQFMEKELHQGRQAYVICPLIEESEKLDVQNAIDVHAMLSTFFHGRYQVGLMHGKLHADEKDNMMKQFSQNDIQVLVSTTVVEVGVNVPNATFMLVYDAERFGLSQLHQLRGRVGRGDAQSYCVLIADPKTDVGKERMKIMTETSDGFVLSEKDLELRGPGDFFGKKQSGLPEFKMGDMIHDYRILETARNDATILIESAAFWQNDDYKALRDTLKETGVLNGEKLD; this is encoded by the coding sequence GTGAATGAAACATTACAACTATCCGTCGATCACATAAAAGGCGTTGGAGCAGAAACAAAAAAACAATTAGAAGAAATGAATATATACAAAATAAATGATTTGCTAGAATATTTTCCTTATCGCTATGAGGATTATCGTCTGAAAAACCTCGAAGAAATAAAGCATGAAGAAAAAGTGACGGTAGAAGGGAAGGTTCATAGCGAACCATCCCTTATTTTTTATGGAAGAAAGAAATCTAGATTAACGATAAAGCTATTAGTAGAACAATACTTAATTACGGTCGTATTTTTTAATCAGCCTTATTTAAAAAGTAAATTAGCTGTGCAAGAATTAATTACAGTAACAGGAAAATGGGATCAGCATCGCCAAACAATTACGGCGAATCATTTGCAAATTGGCAGTAACCAAAAGGGGCATTTATTTGAACCAGTGTATGCGGTAAAGGGCAATATTACGGTCAAAAATTTACGTAAATATATTTCGTCCGCATTAAGTCAATATGGAGAGTTAATCGAAGAAAACTTTCCGTCTTCTATGCTAACAAAGTATCGATTGCTAGCACGGAAGGAAGCACTGCAAATTATTCATTTTCCTGAAAAGAGAGAGGATCTTACCCAAGCAAGAAGAAGATTTGTATATGAGGAATTCCTCTTGTTTCAACTGAAAATGAGTGCGTTAAGAAAATACGAAAGAGAGCATTCCGGTGGGAAAAGTCAGCAGTATTCCCTTGAAAAGCTAACAGCCTTTATAGAAACTCTTCCTTTTCCTTTGACAAATGCTCAAAAAAGAGTGGTTAATGAAATCTTGACAGATATGAAAGCAGAGGTCCGAATGAACCGGTTGCTGCAAGGGGATGTGGGATCTGGAAAAACAATTGTTGCTGCTATAGTTTTATATGCATCTATCCTTTCTGGTCACCAAGGTGCATTAATGGCGCCGACAGAAATTCTTGCAGAGCAACATGCGGATTCTCTCCACGGTATCTTTTCAAAATTCGGGGTTACTTGCGGGTTGTTAACAAGCTCTGTTAAAGGAAAAAAACGAAAAGAATTGCTGGTCCAATTAAAAGAAGGAAAAATAGATATTTTAATAGGCACACATGCACTGATCCAAGACGATGTGGAATTTAAATCGCTAGGATTAGTCATTACAGATGAGCAGCATCGCTTTGGAGTTGAGCAAAGAAGAGTATTAAGGGAAAAGGGAGAAAATCCTGACGTTCTGTTTATGACAGCAACCCCAATTCCAAGAACGCTCGCCATTACTGTCTTTGGCGAAATGGATGTTAGTATCATTGACGAAATGCCAGCAGGACGAAAAAATATTGAAACATATTGGGTAAAGCACGATATGTTAACAAGGATCCTTCAATTTATGGAAAAAGAACTCCATCAAGGAAGACAAGCCTATGTTATTTGTCCATTAATCGAAGAATCGGAAAAGCTGGATGTTCAAAATGCGATTGATGTCCATGCGATGTTATCTACCTTTTTTCACGGAAGATATCAGGTTGGCCTGATGCACGGGAAACTTCATGCAGATGAGAAGGACAACATGATGAAACAGTTTAGTCAAAATGACATTCAAGTTCTAGTAAGTACAACGGTTGTCGAAGTAGGCGTAAATGTTCCAAATGCGACGTTTATGCTTGTGTATGATGCAGAACGATTCGGATTATCACAGCTCCATCAACTTAGAGGAAGAGTCGGGCGAGGTGACGCTCAATCTTATTGCGTCTTAATCGCAGACCCAAAAACAGATGTTGGAAAAGAAAGAATGAAAATCATGACCGAAACAAGCGACGGATTCGTTCTAAGTGAGAAAGATCTAGAGTTAAGAGGACCAGGAGACTTTTTCGGAAAAAAACAAAGTGGTTTACCTGAATTTAAAATGGGCGATATGATTCACGACTACCGCATCTTAGAAACGGCAAGAAACGATGCAACCATTCTAATCGAATCAGCCGCATTCTGGCAAAATGACGACTACAAAGCCCTAAGAGATACGCTAAAGGAAACAGGTGTCCTAAATGGAGAAAAACTAGACTAA
- the fapR gene encoding transcription factor FapR produces MKRTKRERQQFLVETIKETPFITDEELAEKFSVSVQTIRLDRLELSIPELRERIKNVAKQSLEDEVKALPIEEVIGEIIDMELDNSAISIFEVKQEHVFKRNGIARGHHLFAQANSLAVALINDELALTAKANIHFTRSVKLGERIIAKAKVIHIDSITGRTTVEVNSYVNTELVFKGEFDMYRAKR; encoded by the coding sequence ATGAAGAGAACTAAACGGGAACGTCAACAGTTTTTAGTGGAGACAATTAAAGAGACTCCTTTTATTACAGACGAGGAATTGGCGGAAAAATTCTCTGTTAGTGTACAGACAATAAGACTAGATCGGTTAGAACTATCAATTCCAGAGCTTAGAGAGCGAATTAAAAACGTCGCAAAACAATCACTTGAAGACGAAGTGAAAGCATTGCCTATCGAAGAAGTTATTGGGGAAATAATCGATATGGAATTAGATAATTCAGCTATATCTATCTTTGAAGTAAAACAAGAACATGTCTTTAAACGAAATGGAATTGCAAGGGGACATCATCTCTTTGCCCAAGCGAATTCTCTTGCGGTAGCCTTAATCAACGACGAACTTGCACTAACAGCAAAAGCCAATATTCACTTTACTAGATCGGTTAAATTAGGTGAACGTATTATTGCAAAAGCAAAAGTAATTCATATAGATAGTATAACCGGCAGAACAACGGTAGAAGTTAATAGTTATGTGAACACGGAATTAGTTTTTAAAGGTGAATTTGATATGTACCGTGCCAAAAGATAA
- the fabD gene encoding ACP S-malonyltransferase, with protein sequence MGKIAFVFPGQGSQVVGMGKDLFEQFEPAANLFKKADQKLNVSLTDLIFEGPKEELTLTHNTQPALLTTSIAILEHFKQFDIQPDYVAGHSLGEYSALIAAGVVSFEDGVYAVRKRGEYMQEAVPAGEGAMAAVLGLDREQLTAVTLEVSDAGNSVQLANLNCPGQIVISGTTKGVELAGEKAKEAGAKRAIPLEVSGPFHSELMKPAAEKFASVLDDLDLVDAKIPVIANVTAAPIQDKADIKTKLVEQLYSSVLWEDSVRNMLDLGVDTFIEIGPGKVLSGLIKKIDRKAKVYAVNDMETSTKVAEELKGDL encoded by the coding sequence ATGGGTAAAATTGCTTTTGTTTTTCCTGGACAAGGCTCACAAGTAGTCGGAATGGGAAAAGATTTATTTGAACAATTTGAACCGGCAGCGAATTTATTCAAAAAAGCTGATCAAAAATTAAACGTTTCTCTAACAGACTTAATTTTTGAAGGACCAAAGGAAGAACTTACACTTACACACAATACACAGCCAGCCTTACTGACAACGAGTATCGCCATTTTAGAACATTTTAAGCAATTTGATATACAGCCAGATTATGTGGCGGGACATAGCTTAGGTGAGTATTCTGCGTTAATTGCAGCAGGCGTGGTATCTTTTGAAGATGGTGTATATGCAGTTCGTAAGCGTGGAGAATACATGCAAGAAGCGGTCCCAGCAGGTGAAGGAGCGATGGCAGCTGTGCTCGGGCTAGATCGAGAGCAATTGACTGCCGTGACACTTGAGGTCTCTGATGCAGGTAATTCCGTACAGCTAGCGAATCTTAATTGTCCTGGGCAAATTGTTATCTCAGGAACAACGAAGGGCGTAGAATTAGCGGGAGAAAAAGCTAAGGAAGCAGGGGCAAAGCGTGCAATCCCTCTTGAAGTGAGTGGTCCTTTCCATTCAGAACTAATGAAGCCAGCTGCAGAGAAATTTGCTTCTGTATTGGATGACTTGGACTTAGTAGATGCAAAAATCCCTGTCATTGCTAATGTTACAGCTGCTCCAATCCAAGATAAGGCAGATATTAAAACAAAGCTAGTAGAACAATTATATTCATCTGTTCTTTGGGAAGATTCTGTTCGAAACATGCTTGATTTAGGGGTAGACACTTTTATTGAAATCGGACCTGGTAAAGTTCTTTCTGGTTTAATTAAGAAAATTGATCGAAAAGCGAAAGTGTATGCTGTAAATGATATGGAAACAAGTACTAAAGTTGCAGAAGAGTTAAAGGGGGATTTGTAA
- the rnc gene encoding ribonuclease III gives MRGNRKDKRTVRPNEKKMKELQDKLGIHFTNEKLLKQAFTHSSYVNEHRRKPHEDNERLEFLGDAVLELTVSKFLFKKFPMMSEGELTKLRAAIVCEPSLVSFANELSFGVYVLLGKGEEMTGGRTRPALLADVFEAFIGALYLDQGLDSVVAFLEEVIFPKINNGAFSHVMDFKSQLQEYVQRDAVGTIEYKILLEKGPAHNREFISQVFLNDRELGTGMGRSKKEAEQQAAQKSLLMLKADSEK, from the coding sequence ATGCGAGGCAATCGAAAAGACAAAAGAACTGTTCGACCAAATGAGAAAAAAATGAAGGAACTTCAAGATAAATTAGGGATTCATTTTACGAATGAAAAACTATTGAAGCAGGCTTTTACCCATTCATCATATGTGAATGAGCATCGAAGAAAACCACACGAAGATAATGAAAGATTAGAATTTCTTGGTGATGCCGTTTTAGAATTAACGGTTTCTAAATTTCTCTTTAAGAAATTTCCAATGATGAGTGAAGGGGAACTAACCAAATTGCGAGCAGCAATCGTTTGCGAGCCATCTCTTGTTTCCTTTGCCAATGAACTTTCCTTTGGTGTATATGTGCTCTTAGGAAAGGGAGAGGAAATGACTGGAGGAAGAACAAGACCCGCGCTGCTTGCTGATGTATTCGAAGCGTTTATTGGTGCTCTTTATTTAGATCAAGGATTAGATTCAGTGGTAGCATTTTTAGAGGAAGTTATTTTTCCAAAAATAAATAACGGTGCTTTTTCTCATGTGATGGATTTTAAAAGTCAACTACAAGAATATGTACAAAGAGATGCTGTTGGAACAATTGAGTATAAAATACTACTTGAAAAAGGACCCGCACATAATAGAGAGTTTATTTCACAAGTCTTTTTAAATGATCGAGAACTTGGAACTGGAATGGGACGTTCTAAGAAAGAAGCAGAGCAACAGGCTGCGCAAAAATCATTATTAATGTTAAAGGCGGATAGTGAAAAATAA
- the fabG gene encoding 3-oxoacyl-[acyl-carrier-protein] reductase, with product MKLAGKVAVVTGASRGIGKSIALELAKQGADVVVNYAGSVDRANEVVKEIEALGRKAISIQCDVSNTDSVNAMMKEALESFGNIDILVNNAGITRDNLLMRMKDSEWDDVINTNLKGVFLCTKAVTRPMMKQRKGRIINITSIVGVTGNPGQANYVAAKAGVIGFTKTTAKELAQRNITVNAIAPGFITTDMTDKLTEEVKNSMLTQIPLGQFGRPEDIANAVVFLASDDSSYITGQTLHIDGGMYM from the coding sequence GTGAAGTTAGCTGGTAAAGTTGCTGTTGTTACTGGAGCATCTCGAGGAATTGGTAAATCGATCGCGCTTGAGTTAGCGAAGCAAGGCGCAGACGTTGTTGTTAACTATGCTGGTAGTGTAGATCGTGCCAATGAAGTGGTAAAGGAAATTGAAGCTCTAGGCAGAAAAGCAATTAGCATTCAATGTGATGTATCCAATACCGATTCTGTAAATGCGATGATGAAAGAGGCACTTGAATCGTTTGGCAACATTGATATTTTAGTTAATAATGCTGGGATTACAAGGGACAATCTGTTAATGCGTATGAAGGATTCAGAGTGGGATGACGTTATAAATACAAATTTAAAAGGTGTGTTCCTTTGCACGAAAGCTGTAACAAGACCGATGATGAAGCAAAGAAAAGGAAGAATAATTAATATTACTTCCATCGTTGGCGTGACAGGAAATCCTGGACAAGCTAATTATGTTGCGGCAAAAGCAGGTGTGATTGGTTTTACGAAAACGACAGCAAAAGAACTTGCACAACGAAATATTACGGTAAATGCAATCGCTCCTGGATTTATTACAACAGATATGACGGATAAACTGACAGAAGAAGTAAAAAATAGCATGCTTACGCAAATCCCTCTAGGCCAATTTGGCAGACCTGAAGACATTGCCAATGCCGTTGTCTTTTTAGCTTCGGATGACAGCAGTTATATTACGGGACAAACATTGCATATTGATGGTGGAATGTATATGTAA
- a CDS encoding acyl carrier protein: protein MADVLERVTKIVVDRLGVEESEVTLEASFKDDLGADSLDVVELVMELEDEFDMEISDDDAEKISTVGDAVNYISNR, encoded by the coding sequence ATGGCAGATGTATTAGAGCGTGTAACAAAAATCGTTGTAGATCGTCTTGGAGTGGAAGAATCTGAGGTTACTTTAGAAGCTTCTTTCAAAGATGATTTAGGCGCTGACTCTCTTGATGTAGTTGAACTTGTTATGGAATTAGAAGATGAGTTCGATATGGAAATTTCTGACGACGATGCTGAAAAGATTTCTACAGTTGGTGATGCTGTGAATTACATAAGTAATCGCTAG